Sequence from the Gemmatimonadota bacterium genome:
TCGGCGGACGGTCCGCGCACTGGTACCTGCCGGACGACCCGCCGACCGGCAGCGCGTGGGGCAAGTTGGGTTACCGAACCCTCCGGTTTCGCAGTCACCCCCAGGAAACCGCGGAGAACTCCGTGGACATCGGCCACCTGCGTTACGTGCACGGCTACGACAACGTAAACCCGGTCGGATCAGTCACGGTGGAAGGCGCCTACCTGAAGAGTTGTTTCGACTTCAAGCGCGTCCGCAGCGTCCTGGGCGTTACGGACATGGTCTACGAGGTCTCGGCTGTCACGCACATCCACGGACTGGGATACTCCTACGTGGAGATCCATGAGAAGACCATCGATATGCACGCAAGGCTCTGGGTCCTCCCGACCCCGGTCGACGGCGAGTACATCGACCTCGTGCTGGTCAGCCAATTGCGGGAGATCCGGAAGCCGCGGCGGTTCGTCTCCGGCCTGGGATTCCTGCCGTCGAAGCTGCGCCGGCGACTGATGAACCAGATCCTTCTTTCGCAGCAGAAGCGGGATGTGCTGCAGGACGTGGTGATCTGGGAACGAAAGCAGTTTCGCACGCCGCCCCGGCTGTGCAAGGCCGACGGCCCCATCGGCCTGTACCGGCGTTATTGCCGTCAGTTCTACGCTGCCCGATGAACTACCGGCCGTTCTCGTGTACCGCCAGGGTCTCCAGCACATCCTGATGGATGAGCGCTTCGAAGGCGTCCCGCGCCGGGAGTCCGGCCGCCTTCGACAGCAATTCCCCGGCACGCTCCCGGCCGCCCTCGTTATCGAGTTCGGGTAACTTGAGCGCGTATTCCAGCAGGACGATCATCGAGTCCGGCGCGAGTTCCAGCGCCCGTTCGTAATGGATGACCGCGCTCTCGCGGTTCCCCTTGTACAGGAACCGGGCTACGCGCCCGGCCCGGGCTATACCGGCATGCCAGCCCCCGAAGGCCATGTGCGCATCGGCGAAGTCGGGATCGATGGCAAGCGCGGATTCCAGCAGTCCACGGACCCTGCCCGCCAGGCCCCGGCGAAGCGCCGTAAACGTGCCGACGGTCAGCGCATACCGGCCAACGGCGTGCGCGGACTGGTAATACGCTTCTTTATTGGTCGAATCGGCGCGCACCGCCTCCTCGCCGAGTTTCATCGCACGTTCAAAGAACCCCTTCCGGTCATCACTGGCCGCAACGTAGTGGCCGTACACCGCGAGCGATTGCGCCGCCAGGGCGAATCCCACGGACGTCCCGACCGCTTCCGCCAGATCCGCGGCCTCGAGAAAACGGCCTTCCTCGAAAGCGGTTCGCGCGTTGTCGATCGGCTGCGCGTTCACGCTTGACTGGGCGGTTGCACCAAGCTGAGCGTTCACGTCGGGCTGGGCATCCCCACCGGACTGAGCGTTCACATCGGGCTGGGCGTCCGCACCGGACTCGGCATTCACGTCAGACTCGGCATCCGCACCGGGCTCGGCATACACGTCGGACTGGCCGTCCGCACCGGACTGAGCGTTCACGTCGGGCTGGGCATCCCCACCGGACTGAGCGTCTGCAGTGGCCACGACAGCAAGGCAGCACACAAGAAGCACGAGCGCCCCGATCGTAGCGAG
This genomic interval carries:
- a CDS encoding Rieske 2Fe-2S domain-containing protein, translated to MHSSETIATLTADADTGLNDSQANDGLHPFPEGWYLVTTRETLQRENLIEKQWMGEDIVAWCDEEGRVCVAEAVCPHLGSDLGPKVGGKVCDGRLVCPFHGFEFDTTGQCVATPNAPAPKAARLAVYETREILGMVFAWYGLGGRSAHWYLPDDPPTGSAWGKLGYRTLRFRSHPQETAENSVDIGHLRYVHGYDNVNPVGSVTVEGAYLKSCFDFKRVRSVLGVTDMVYEVSAVTHIHGLGYSYVEIHEKTIDMHARLWVLPTPVDGEYIDLVLVSQLREIRKPRRFVSGLGFLPSKLRRRLMNQILLSQQKRDVLQDVVIWERKQFRTPPRLCKADGPIGLYRRYCRQFYAAR